A single region of the Atribacteraceae bacterium genome encodes:
- a CDS encoding metal-dependent transcriptional regulator, translated as MATQGRISPSLQDYLETILELAGEKGAVRITDIADHLGFTKPSVHQAARDLVKIGYLKQAKYGPVELTRRGREQARQVLEKHRVVYRFLVELLGVDPETAEKDACRIEHVVSPLTFLKLSEFLDKTDVNKTEEKSP; from the coding sequence ATGGCCACCCAAGGGCGTATTTCTCCTTCTTTACAGGATTACCTGGAAACCATCCTGGAGTTGGCCGGGGAAAAAGGAGCGGTCAGAATCACCGATATTGCCGATCACCTGGGCTTTACCAAGCCCAGCGTCCACCAGGCCGCCCGCGATCTGGTCAAAATCGGCTACCTGAAACAGGCGAAATACGGGCCGGTGGAATTGACCCGACGGGGACGGGAACAAGCGCGACAAGTTCTGGAAAAGCATCGCGTTGTCTACCGCTTTTTGGTTGAACTGCTGGGAGTGGATCCCGAGACCGCGGAAAAAGACGCCTGTCGCATCGAGCACGTCGTTAGTCCGCTTACCTTCCTGAAGCTGTCGGAGTTCCTGGATAAAACA
- the nrdR gene encoding transcriptional regulator NrdR, producing MYCPYCNEADSRVIDSRVTEGGSGVRRRRECSACSRRFTTFERHEREPLVVVKKTGQREIFDRGKILKGMLKACEKRPVPIETLESLTGEIEQAVREEGYDEVPSSRIGEKVMEKLKGIDQVAYVRFASVYREFRDVDQFIDVLATLKNQQEKL from the coding sequence ATGTACTGTCCCTATTGCAACGAAGCGGATTCCCGGGTGATCGACTCTCGGGTGACCGAAGGTGGCAGCGGCGTCCGGCGGAGAAGGGAATGCTCGGCCTGTAGCCGCCGGTTTACTACCTTCGAGCGTCACGAGCGGGAACCGCTGGTCGTGGTGAAAAAAACCGGCCAACGAGAGATTTTTGACCGGGGGAAAATTTTGAAAGGCATGCTCAAGGCCTGTGAAAAACGGCCGGTGCCCATCGAAACGCTCGAATCGCTGACCGGAGAAATCGAGCAGGCAGTCCGGGAAGAGGGATACGACGAAGTTCCCTCTTCCCGGATCGGTGAAAAAGTTATGGAAAAGCTCAAAGGGATCGACCAGGTGGCTTATGTACGGTTTGCCTCGGTCTATCGGGAGTTCCGGGATGTCGACCAGTTCATCGATGTTCTGGCCACATTGAAAAATCAACAGGAAAAA